A window from Lates calcarifer isolate ASB-BC8 linkage group LG7_2, TLL_Latcal_v3, whole genome shotgun sequence encodes these proteins:
- the sts gene encoding steryl-sulfatase isoform X1 encodes MAEVASREAKRFCCDNMKSTWLPSSLLLLLLLLLELSSVSLQESSKPNFVLMMVDDLGIGDLGCYGNKTLRTPSIDQLAREGVKLTHHIAAASLCTPSRAAFLTGRYPIRSGIAGHSRPGVFIFNAASGGLPSRELTFAKIAKQQGYETALIGKWHLGLNCEHSDDHCHHPITHGFSYFFGIPLTHLRDCQPGHGTVFQIQKYLPHGTLAVVLLTAVLLHYSGFIIICRGLILSLLSLSLVATALIAGFIMIIPYFNCVLMRDHRVVEQPFSSENLTRRMTHEAVDFIERNSARPFLLYFSFLQVHTAMFASAAFRGTSRHGIYGDAVHEVDWSVGQIMQTLDRLKLRENTLVYLTSDQGAHLEEISARGEVHGGWNGIYKAGKSTNWEGGIRVPGILSWPGKIPAGGQVDEPTSNMDLFPTVVHLSGASVPEDREIDGHDLMDLLQRRVERSNHEFLFHYCNAYLNAVRWHPPNSSSVWKAFYFTPNFYPESETACFHTHVCFCTPDHVTYHSPPLLFDLSRDPSETTPLTPDAEPAFHSVLAAMAEAVERHQRSVEPVESQFSVGNMVWKPWLQPCCSTLSQLCQCQQDQ; translated from the exons ATGGCTGAAGTTGCGTCGAGGGAAGCGAAG CGTTTCTGCTGTGACAACATGAAGTCCACATGGCTGccatcctctctgctgctgctgctgctgctgctgttggagcTGAGCTCCGTGTCTCTTCAGGAAAGCAGCAAGCCTAATTTTGTCCTGATGATGGTTGATGACCTGGGAATTGGAGACCTGGGCTGCTATGGCAATAAAACACTGAG GACTCCCAGTATCGACCAGCTTGCACGGGAAGGGGTGAAGCTCACCCACCACATCGCTGCAGCGAGCCTGTGCACTCCCAGCAGGGCAGCATTCCTCACCGGACGATACCCGATACGATCAG GTATAGCTGGTCATAGCAGACctggtgtttttatatttaatgcagCGTCTGGAGGTCTTCCCAGCCGAGAGCTTACCTTCGCTAAGATTGCCAAGCAACAAGGCTACGAGACGGCTCTTATAG GAAAATGGCACCTAGGACTTAACTGTGAACACAGTGACGATCACTGCCACCACCCCATCACTCACGGCTTCAGCTATTTCTTCGGTATCCCCTTGACCCACCTGCGGGACTGCCAGCCTGGACACGGCACTGTGTTTCAGATCCAGAAATATTTACCTCACGGGACACTAGCCGTTGTCTTGCTCACTGCAGTGCTACTCCACTACAGCggcttcatcatcatctgcagAGGTCTGATCCTGAGCCTGCTGTCTCTATCGCTCGTGGCCACAGCTCTGATAGCGGGATTCATCATGATTATCCCATACTTCAACTGTGTTCTCATGAGAGACCACAGAGTTGTGGAGCAGCCGTTCTCATCTGAAAACCTGACACGGAGGATGACTCATGAGGCGGTGGACTTCATAGAGAG GAACTCAGCGAGGCCTTTCCTGCTATATTTCTCCTTCCTCCAAGTGCACACAGCCATGTTTGCCTCCGCAGCGTTCAGAGGAACGAGCCGTCACGGCATCTATGGAGACGCCGTCCATGAGGTGGACTGGAGTGTAG GTCAGATCATGCAGACTCTGGACAGACtcaaactgagagaaaacactcTGGTTTACCTGACTTCAGACCAGGGAGCTCACCTGGAGGAAATCTCTGCCAGAGGGGAGGTCCACGGAGGATGGAATGGAATCTATAAAG CAGGGAAATCCACAAATTGGGAGGGAGGGATCCGAGTCCCAGGAATTCTTAGCTGGCCGGGAAAAATCCCCGCCGGCGGACAGGTGGACGAGCCCACCAGCAACATGGATCTGTTTCCGACAGTGGTGCACCTGAGTGGAGCTTCCGTCCCAGAGGACAG AGAGATCGACGGTCATGACCTCATGGATTTGCTCCAGAGGAGAGTTGAAAGGTCGAACCACGAGTTCCTGTTCCATTACTGCAACGCCTACCTGAACGCCGTCCGATGGCACCCCCCTAACA GTAGCTCAGTGTGGAAAGCCTTTTACTTCACACCAAACTTCTACCCAGAGAGCGAGACGGCCTGTTTCCACACACACGTCTGCTTCTGCACGCCAGACCACGTGACCTACCACAGTCCCCCGCTCCTCTTCGATCTCTCGAGGGACCCGTCGGAGACCACGCCGCTGACTCCTGACGCCGAGCCGGCCTTTCACTCCGTCCTGGCCGCGATGGCGGAGGCCGTGGAGAGGCATCAGAGGTCGGTGGAGCCCGTGGAGAGCCAGTTTTCCGTGGGGAACATGGTGTGGAAGCCCTGGCTGCAGCCCTGCTGCTCTACGCTCAGTCAGCTCTGCCAGTGCCAGCAGGACCAATAG
- the sts gene encoding steryl-sulfatase isoform X3, with product MMHDKRFCCDNMKSTWLPSSLLLLLLLLLELSSVSLQESSKPNFVLMMVDDLGIGDLGCYGNKTLRTPSIDQLAREGVKLTHHIAAASLCTPSRAAFLTGRYPIRSGIAGHSRPGVFIFNAASGGLPSRELTFAKIAKQQGYETALIGKWHLGLNCEHSDDHCHHPITHGFSYFFGIPLTHLRDCQPGHGTVFQIQKYLPHGTLAVVLLTAVLLHYSGFIIICRGLILSLLSLSLVATALIAGFIMIIPYFNCVLMRDHRVVEQPFSSENLTRRMTHEAVDFIERNSARPFLLYFSFLQVHTAMFASAAFRGTSRHGIYGDAVHEVDWSVGQIMQTLDRLKLRENTLVYLTSDQGAHLEEISARGEVHGGWNGIYKAGKSTNWEGGIRVPGILSWPGKIPAGGQVDEPTSNMDLFPTVVHLSGASVPEDREIDGHDLMDLLQRRVERSNHEFLFHYCNAYLNAVRWHPPNSSSVWKAFYFTPNFYPESETACFHTHVCFCTPDHVTYHSPPLLFDLSRDPSETTPLTPDAEPAFHSVLAAMAEAVERHQRSVEPVESQFSVGNMVWKPWLQPCCSTLSQLCQCQQDQ from the exons ATGATGCATGATAAG CGTTTCTGCTGTGACAACATGAAGTCCACATGGCTGccatcctctctgctgctgctgctgctgctgctgttggagcTGAGCTCCGTGTCTCTTCAGGAAAGCAGCAAGCCTAATTTTGTCCTGATGATGGTTGATGACCTGGGAATTGGAGACCTGGGCTGCTATGGCAATAAAACACTGAG GACTCCCAGTATCGACCAGCTTGCACGGGAAGGGGTGAAGCTCACCCACCACATCGCTGCAGCGAGCCTGTGCACTCCCAGCAGGGCAGCATTCCTCACCGGACGATACCCGATACGATCAG GTATAGCTGGTCATAGCAGACctggtgtttttatatttaatgcagCGTCTGGAGGTCTTCCCAGCCGAGAGCTTACCTTCGCTAAGATTGCCAAGCAACAAGGCTACGAGACGGCTCTTATAG GAAAATGGCACCTAGGACTTAACTGTGAACACAGTGACGATCACTGCCACCACCCCATCACTCACGGCTTCAGCTATTTCTTCGGTATCCCCTTGACCCACCTGCGGGACTGCCAGCCTGGACACGGCACTGTGTTTCAGATCCAGAAATATTTACCTCACGGGACACTAGCCGTTGTCTTGCTCACTGCAGTGCTACTCCACTACAGCggcttcatcatcatctgcagAGGTCTGATCCTGAGCCTGCTGTCTCTATCGCTCGTGGCCACAGCTCTGATAGCGGGATTCATCATGATTATCCCATACTTCAACTGTGTTCTCATGAGAGACCACAGAGTTGTGGAGCAGCCGTTCTCATCTGAAAACCTGACACGGAGGATGACTCATGAGGCGGTGGACTTCATAGAGAG GAACTCAGCGAGGCCTTTCCTGCTATATTTCTCCTTCCTCCAAGTGCACACAGCCATGTTTGCCTCCGCAGCGTTCAGAGGAACGAGCCGTCACGGCATCTATGGAGACGCCGTCCATGAGGTGGACTGGAGTGTAG GTCAGATCATGCAGACTCTGGACAGACtcaaactgagagaaaacactcTGGTTTACCTGACTTCAGACCAGGGAGCTCACCTGGAGGAAATCTCTGCCAGAGGGGAGGTCCACGGAGGATGGAATGGAATCTATAAAG CAGGGAAATCCACAAATTGGGAGGGAGGGATCCGAGTCCCAGGAATTCTTAGCTGGCCGGGAAAAATCCCCGCCGGCGGACAGGTGGACGAGCCCACCAGCAACATGGATCTGTTTCCGACAGTGGTGCACCTGAGTGGAGCTTCCGTCCCAGAGGACAG AGAGATCGACGGTCATGACCTCATGGATTTGCTCCAGAGGAGAGTTGAAAGGTCGAACCACGAGTTCCTGTTCCATTACTGCAACGCCTACCTGAACGCCGTCCGATGGCACCCCCCTAACA GTAGCTCAGTGTGGAAAGCCTTTTACTTCACACCAAACTTCTACCCAGAGAGCGAGACGGCCTGTTTCCACACACACGTCTGCTTCTGCACGCCAGACCACGTGACCTACCACAGTCCCCCGCTCCTCTTCGATCTCTCGAGGGACCCGTCGGAGACCACGCCGCTGACTCCTGACGCCGAGCCGGCCTTTCACTCCGTCCTGGCCGCGATGGCGGAGGCCGTGGAGAGGCATCAGAGGTCGGTGGAGCCCGTGGAGAGCCAGTTTTCCGTGGGGAACATGGTGTGGAAGCCCTGGCTGCAGCCCTGCTGCTCTACGCTCAGTCAGCTCTGCCAGTGCCAGCAGGACCAATAG
- the sts gene encoding steryl-sulfatase isoform X2, translating into MAEVASREAKRFCCDNMKSTWLPSSLLLLLLLLLELSSVSLQESSKPNFVLMMVDDLGIGDLGCYGNKTLRTPSIDQLAREGVKLTHHIAAASLCTPSRAAFLTGRYPIRSGIAGHSRPGVFIFNAASGGLPSRELTFAKIAKQQGYETALIGKWHLGLNCEHSDDHCHHPITHGFSYFFGIPLTHLRDCQPGHGTVFQIQKYLPHGTLAVVLLTAVLLHYSGFIIICRGLILSLLSLSLVATALIAGFIMIIPYFNCVLMRDHRVVEQPFSSENLTRRMTHEAVDFIERNSARPFLLYFSFLQVHTAMFASAAFRGTSRHGIYGDAVHEVDWSVGQIMQTLDRLKLRENTLVYLTSDQGAHLEEISARGEVHGGWNGIYKGKSTNWEGGIRVPGILSWPGKIPAGGQVDEPTSNMDLFPTVVHLSGASVPEDREIDGHDLMDLLQRRVERSNHEFLFHYCNAYLNAVRWHPPNSSSVWKAFYFTPNFYPESETACFHTHVCFCTPDHVTYHSPPLLFDLSRDPSETTPLTPDAEPAFHSVLAAMAEAVERHQRSVEPVESQFSVGNMVWKPWLQPCCSTLSQLCQCQQDQ; encoded by the exons ATGGCTGAAGTTGCGTCGAGGGAAGCGAAG CGTTTCTGCTGTGACAACATGAAGTCCACATGGCTGccatcctctctgctgctgctgctgctgctgctgttggagcTGAGCTCCGTGTCTCTTCAGGAAAGCAGCAAGCCTAATTTTGTCCTGATGATGGTTGATGACCTGGGAATTGGAGACCTGGGCTGCTATGGCAATAAAACACTGAG GACTCCCAGTATCGACCAGCTTGCACGGGAAGGGGTGAAGCTCACCCACCACATCGCTGCAGCGAGCCTGTGCACTCCCAGCAGGGCAGCATTCCTCACCGGACGATACCCGATACGATCAG GTATAGCTGGTCATAGCAGACctggtgtttttatatttaatgcagCGTCTGGAGGTCTTCCCAGCCGAGAGCTTACCTTCGCTAAGATTGCCAAGCAACAAGGCTACGAGACGGCTCTTATAG GAAAATGGCACCTAGGACTTAACTGTGAACACAGTGACGATCACTGCCACCACCCCATCACTCACGGCTTCAGCTATTTCTTCGGTATCCCCTTGACCCACCTGCGGGACTGCCAGCCTGGACACGGCACTGTGTTTCAGATCCAGAAATATTTACCTCACGGGACACTAGCCGTTGTCTTGCTCACTGCAGTGCTACTCCACTACAGCggcttcatcatcatctgcagAGGTCTGATCCTGAGCCTGCTGTCTCTATCGCTCGTGGCCACAGCTCTGATAGCGGGATTCATCATGATTATCCCATACTTCAACTGTGTTCTCATGAGAGACCACAGAGTTGTGGAGCAGCCGTTCTCATCTGAAAACCTGACACGGAGGATGACTCATGAGGCGGTGGACTTCATAGAGAG GAACTCAGCGAGGCCTTTCCTGCTATATTTCTCCTTCCTCCAAGTGCACACAGCCATGTTTGCCTCCGCAGCGTTCAGAGGAACGAGCCGTCACGGCATCTATGGAGACGCCGTCCATGAGGTGGACTGGAGTGTAG GTCAGATCATGCAGACTCTGGACAGACtcaaactgagagaaaacactcTGGTTTACCTGACTTCAGACCAGGGAGCTCACCTGGAGGAAATCTCTGCCAGAGGGGAGGTCCACGGAGGATGGAATGGAATCTATAAAG GGAAATCCACAAATTGGGAGGGAGGGATCCGAGTCCCAGGAATTCTTAGCTGGCCGGGAAAAATCCCCGCCGGCGGACAGGTGGACGAGCCCACCAGCAACATGGATCTGTTTCCGACAGTGGTGCACCTGAGTGGAGCTTCCGTCCCAGAGGACAG AGAGATCGACGGTCATGACCTCATGGATTTGCTCCAGAGGAGAGTTGAAAGGTCGAACCACGAGTTCCTGTTCCATTACTGCAACGCCTACCTGAACGCCGTCCGATGGCACCCCCCTAACA GTAGCTCAGTGTGGAAAGCCTTTTACTTCACACCAAACTTCTACCCAGAGAGCGAGACGGCCTGTTTCCACACACACGTCTGCTTCTGCACGCCAGACCACGTGACCTACCACAGTCCCCCGCTCCTCTTCGATCTCTCGAGGGACCCGTCGGAGACCACGCCGCTGACTCCTGACGCCGAGCCGGCCTTTCACTCCGTCCTGGCCGCGATGGCGGAGGCCGTGGAGAGGCATCAGAGGTCGGTGGAGCCCGTGGAGAGCCAGTTTTCCGTGGGGAACATGGTGTGGAAGCCCTGGCTGCAGCCCTGCTGCTCTACGCTCAGTCAGCTCTGCCAGTGCCAGCAGGACCAATAG